The following are encoded together in the Bactrocera neohumeralis isolate Rockhampton chromosome 6, APGP_CSIRO_Bneo_wtdbg2-racon-allhic-juicebox.fasta_v2, whole genome shotgun sequence genome:
- the LOC126761844 gene encoding venom protease, whose protein sequence is MPTHSMRSSRRSCMCRPKQRTKRRNNSSNTISSSSSDSNVSKLNPIRNWFGIFNRNNAQATTAAATAHDTATTTCNCRCGERNDESRIVGGQTAGVSEYPWMARLSYFNRFYCGGTLINDRYVLTAAHCVKGFMWFMIKVTFGEHDRCNDKERPETRFVLRAFSQKFSFSNFDNDIALLRLNDRVPITSFIRPICLPRAFERNDLFIGTKGIATGWGTLKEDGKPSCLLQEVEVPVLDNEHCVAQTNYTQKMITKNMMCAGYPGVGERDSCQGDSGGPLVRMRPDDKRFEQIGIVSWGNGCARPNYPGVYTRVTKYLDWIMENSRDGCFCDEDD, encoded by the exons ATGCCTACACACAGCATGCGCAGCAGCCGAAGAAGCTGCATGTGTCGGCCAAAGCAGCGCACCAAACGCcgaaacaacagcagcaacactatcagcagcagcagcagcgacagcAACGT CAGCAAGCTGAATCCCATCAGAAATTGGTTTGGCATATTTAATCGGAACAACGCACAGGCGACAACGGCCGCCGCGACGGCGCATGACACGGCGACAACAACATGCAATTGCAG ATGTGGCGAGCGCAATGACGAATCCCGCATAGTTGGCGGACAAACGGCCGGCGTTAGCGAATACCCATGGATGGCGCGTCTCAGCTACTTCAATCGTTTCTACTGCGGCGGCACACTTATCAACGACCGCTATGTACTCACCGCAGCGCATTGTGTCAAAGGTTTCATGTGGTTCATGATCAAAGTGACATTTGGCGAACACGATCGTTGCAATGACAAAGAGCGACCCGAAACACGCTTCGTGCTGCGCGCCTTCAGCCAGAAATTCAGCTTCTCCAATTTCGATAATGACATCGCTTTGCTGCGTCTCAACGATCGTGTGCCGATTACGAGCTTCATACGACCGATCTGTTTGCCACGCGCCTTCGAACGCAATGATCTCTTCATTGGCACCAAAGGCATAGCGACCGGTTGGGGCACATTGAAGGAGGATGGTAAACCATCTTGTCTGCTGCAAGAGGTGGAGGTGCCCGTGTTGGATAATGAACATTGTGTTGCACAAACGAATTACACACAAAAGATGATCACGAAGAATATGATGTGTGCCGGTTATCCGGGTGTGGGAGAGCGTGACTCTTGTCAGGGTGACTCGGGTGGGCCGCTAGTGCGTATGCGTCCCGATGATAAACGCTTCGAGCAGATCGGTATTGTGTCGTGGGGTAATGGTTGTGCACGACCCAACTATCCGGGCGTGTATACACGTGTCACCAAATATTTGGACTGGATAATGGAAAATTCTAGAGATGGCTGCTTTTGCGATGAGGACGATTGA